Part of the Armatimonadota bacterium genome is shown below.
CCCGCGGCGCAGCCGGAAGGCCGCGGACGTCCTGGCCCGGGAGGTGGGGGCCCGGGTGCTGCCGCTGTCGGATCTGGAGACGGTGAGCGAGGCAGACCTGCGGCGGGGACGGTCGTACGTCGCCGCGATGTACGAGAACCTGCGATCTCTTCGGGAGGGGTTGGGGTGCCGCTAGGGCGCCCCGCGGAGCGCGCGGCCATGGAGCATCCCGTCGGTCCACCTTCCAGACGGCCCGCCGGGTCCCCCGTGGCCGAACTGGAGCACGTCTGCGTGGATGCCGGCGGGGAGCGGATCCTGGACGAAGTCTCCCTGCGTATCGAGCGGGGAGATTTCGTGGGCATCATCGGACCCAACGGGGCGGGCAAGACGACGCTGTTGCGGGTCCTGGTGGGGCTGGTGCGCCCGACCTGCGGGCACGTGAGGTTGTTCGGCACCGACCTGGCGGCATTCCGTCAGTGGCATCGGGTCGGGTACGTGCCCCAGCAGCCCGCGGCCGTGGACACCCGGTTTCCGGCCACCGTGCTGGAGGTGGTGCTGAGCGGGCGCACGGGGGTGCGGGGCCTGGGCCGCCCCTGGACGCCCGCCGACAGGGCGGCGGCCCTCCACGCCCTGGAGGTGGTGGGCGTCGACGACCTGCGGGACCGGCCCATCGGGCGGCTGTCGGCCGGACAGCTGCAGAGGGTCCTGATCGCCCGCGCTCTGGCCAGCCGGCCCGAGCTGCTCCTGCTGGATGAGCCCACGGTGGGGGTGGACCTGGACGCCCAGGACCAGTTCTACGCCCTGCTGCGACGGTTGAACCGGGAGATGGGCACCACCCTGGTCCTGGTCTCCCACGACGTGAGCGTGGTGGCCGCGGAGGTCACCCACCTGGCCTGTCTCAACCGCCGCCTGGTGTTCCACGGATCACCCCGCGACGCCATGGCATCGGGGGCCCTGGCCGCCCTGTATCGCGCCGACAGCCTGGTAGTGGCCCACCGGCACTGAGTCAGGAGAAGACGTCCGTGGTGCCCGAGATCCTCCAGTACGACTTCATGCGGCGGGCGCTGCTGGCCGGCCTGATGATCGGGACCGTCGGGCCGATCATCGGCGTGTTCCTGGTCCTGCGCCGCCTCAGCCTGATTGCCGACACCCTGGCCCACGTGGCGCTGGCCGGGGTGGCCCTGGGGCTGGTGACCGGGGCGCCCCCCGGCGCGGCGGCCCTGGCCGTCTCGGTGGTGGGGGCGGTGGGGGTGGAACGCCTCCGGGCATCGGGTCGGCTGTACGGGGAAGCGGCCCTGGCCCTGTACCTGTCCGGAGGCCTGGCGGTGGCGGTCGTCCTGCTGGGGCTGGGCCGGGGTCTGACGGTGGACCTCTTCGCCTACCTGTTCGGGTCCATCACCGCCGTGCAGCCGGCCGACCTGTGGGCCATTCTGGTCCTGGGGATTCTGGTCCTGGGGGCGGTGGCCGGGCTGTACAAGGATCTGTTCGCCGTGACGTTCGACGAGGAGAGCGCCCGGGTGCAGGGCGTGCCGGTGGACGCCCTGAACCTGCTGCTGACAGTGCTGGTGGCCGTGACGGTCGTGGTGGCGATGCGCGTGGTGGGGGTCCTGCTGACCAGCGCGCTGGTGGTCATCCCCGCCGTGACCGCCCTGCGTCTGGCCCGGGCCTTCCGGGCTGCGCTGCTGCTGGCGGTCGCCGTGGCGCTGGCGGCCGTGGTGGGCGGGATGGCCGCCGCGTTTTACCTGGATCTGCCCGCCGGGGGAGCCATCGTCCTGGCGGCGCTGGCGTTGTTCGCCGTCACTTCGGCGTGGAAGCGTTGAAGGGTCAGGGCGTTGGCACGTCGGAGCGTTGGAACCGCTGGAACGTCGGACGGTGAGCCCGCCCCCGATCCCGGATTCTGATCCCTGATCTCTGATCCCGGATCCCGTCAGTTCCCCTTCAGGTACCGCTCGAACCAGGCCACGGTGCGCTGCCAGGCGTCGCGCGCCGAGGGTTCGTGATAGCGGGCGCCCGTGTCGTTGAAGAAGGCGTGGTCGGCGCCCGGGTAGATGACGATCTCGTGGATCACCCCGGCCCGCTGGAGGGCCTCCCGGATGGCCGGGATGCCGGCGTTGATGCGGGTGTCCCGCTCGCCGTAGATGGCCAGGATCGCGGCGCGGATGCGGGGGACATCTTCCAGGGGCGGGTTCGGTCCGTAGAAGGGGACCGCGGCCCGGATGGCCGGGTTGCGGGTGGCCAGGCGCCAGGTCATGCCACCCCCGAAGCAGAACCCCACGGCCCCGATGCGATCCCGCCGCACGAAGGGCTGGCCCTGCAGGTAGGCCACGCCTGCGTTCAGCATGGCCACCAGCTGCTCGGGGGGCGTCCGGCCCAGGAGGGCCGTGACTTCCGCCAGGTCCGAAAATCGCGCGGTGCCTCCGGCGGGGGACGCCAGGTCCACCGCCAGGGCGGCATAGCCCAGCGTCGCACAGCGCCGGCAGACGTCTTTGAAGTGCTCCAGCAACCCCCGGTTCTCGTGGATGACGATGACCCCCGGGACCGGCTCGCCCAGCCGCGGGCGTGCCAGGTAGCCGTGGACGGTGAGCGAGTCCGACGGAAACGTGACCATGCCGGCGTGGAGGGCGGGATCGTCGGGCGGCACGGTCACCCCCGACGCCTGGGCGGCCGGCGCGGGTGCGCCAGCCGCCGCAGCCGCCACCTCCTCGGCGGACGCCGCGATGCCCAGTTCCCGCAGAACCGGCAGGGCCACGGCGGCCCCGCCGGCCATGAGGGCGATGCGCCTCAGGAACTCGCGGCGGGGGAGCCGCCCGTGCCGGTAGTCCTCGGCCCACTCCTCGACGATGTAGCGCTCCAGGTCTCCCACCACGCCACCCCCTCGCGCGGGCATCCCGCAGGGACCGCCCGGGCCACGCATCAGGGGAACTCCTATCGGGGGCGTGTCACGCCCATGTGAATGGCGCGGCCCCTTCCCACCTGGGGGCCCGGGGCCTGCCTGACCGAGGGGTGGCAGATCCCGCCGATCCCGCGGATCGGGTAGAGTAGATAGCAGGAGGAGGACACGCCATGTCGGTGGTGGCGCGTCTCACCGATGCGGACCTGCGCTTTGTGGCGGCGACGCTGCTGCCCGACCGGGATCCCCGCCGGGCCGTCGAGCGCCTGCGGGAGAACCCGGAGGCCCTGGAGGAGCTGCTGGAGGACGACCGGCTGCTGGAGAGGCTGCGGTCCGGCGACGCCCTGGTCCGGGTGACGCCCTGGCTGCTGTTCAGCGTCCTCCTGCGGCGCGTGCGGCGGGAGCTGCGGACGGCGCCGTACACCGTGGAGAGACTGGGCACCGAGCGGGTGCCGGTCTTTGATGCCCGGCGCGCCGGCGATCTCCTGGCGGACCCGCAGATCCTGGACTACCTGGTGGAGATGCTGGTCTCGTTCACCCGCACCGACAGTTTTCTGCTGGAGGTGGAGGAAGGGGGGCGGGTGCGGCGCCGCCGCTTCAGTGACTTCGACAGTGAGGACATGATCGCCCTGGCCGCCCTGATGCCCGACGAACTGCGCTTTCCCATCCTGCGGCGCGTCGCCGACATCGCCCTGTTCATTACGGGCATCTTCCCCGAGCACGTGGATCCCCTGGCCCGGCCTCCCGGCGCAGCCGCGCCGCCCGCCAGCCGCTGGCGGTTCCGGCGGACCCTCGAGGAGTACGAGGAGGAGGGGCGCCGCTTCTACCGCCTGGCCGCCAGCCACCGGATGGCCCGACGCCTGGGAATGGAGCGCCCGCTGGAGGCGCTGGCCGAGATGTTCCCCCTGGCCCGCAAACCGCTGAACGTGCTGGCCTCCCAGTACATCGGCACCAGCCGGTTTGTGCTGTTCGGCGGCGCAGGGTAGGGGACGGGTGCCGACCGCGGACGCGGCGAGGTCGGGCAGGCGACGGCTGCCCGCCGGCATGACGGCTTGTCAGGCGCGGCAGCGGTCCAGGAGCGCGCTCCAGACGTCCTCCCGGCCGGGCAGGGGCGGGCCGTCCAGGACTACCCGGTCCGCCAGTCCCCGGTAGCGCTCCCGCAGGCGGTCGCCCACGTCCTCGGGCCCGCCGACGACCGCCACCTCGTGGAGGATCTCGTCGGGGATGAGGGTTCCCATCTCCGCCCACGCGCCCCGGGCGGCGAGCGTCCGCAGCCGCACGCCCAGCTCTCCCCACCCGTGGTGGTCCAGCACGCGCCGGTACGAGGGCGTGCTGGCATAGAACGCGATGCGCTCCCGCACCCGCGCCGCCGCATCGCGGACCGCCGTCGCGGACTCGCCCACCCCCACCAGCACGCTGGCCACCACCGGGCACGGATCCGGGCGACCGCCGCGGGCGCGGCCGCGGGCAAGGGCAGGGCGGATGACGTCGGTCAGGTAGCCGCGGGTGTGCAGCGGGTGGACGAGAAACCCGTCGGCCACCTCTCCGGCCACCTGGCACATCCGGGGGTTGACCCCCGCCGTCATGATGGGGATCGGGTAGGGGTGGGGGGCGGGGGAGAAGGCGGGCGTCATCAGGGTGAGGGTGTAGTACCGGCCGCGGTAGGCCAGCGGCGCGCCGGTGCGCCAGGCTTCCCAGACCGCCCGCACCGCCCCCACCACATCGCGCAGCCGGGCCGCCGGGGCATCCCAGGTCAGGCCGTACCGGCGTACGATGTGGGCTCGCACCTGGGTGCCCAGCCCCAGCACGAAACGCCCCCGGGAGGCCTCCGCCAGGTCGTAGGCCAGATGCGCCAGGACGGTGGGGCTGCGGGTGAAGGCGATGGCCACGCCCGTCCCGACCAGCAGTCGCGCGGAGTGCTCGGCCGCCAGGGCCGCGCCCAGGAATGGATCGTGGGCGGTCTCGCTGACCCAGACGCCATCCACCCCCAGCCGCTCGGCCGTCCGCACAACATCTGGGACCTCCGCCAGTGTCCGGTACATCATGTGGATGTCGATGCGCACGGTCATCCTCTCCTCTGAAGGTGGACGGAGCGCCGGTCCGGAAGTTCCACGCGTCCGGGCGTCCTCCCGCCGCAGGAGAAGTCTCCCGGCGGGAGAAACAGAGGGGGA
Proteins encoded:
- a CDS encoding metal ABC transporter ATP-binding protein → MEHPVGPPSRRPAGSPVAELEHVCVDAGGERILDEVSLRIERGDFVGIIGPNGAGKTTLLRVLVGLVRPTCGHVRLFGTDLAAFRQWHRVGYVPQQPAAVDTRFPATVLEVVLSGRTGVRGLGRPWTPADRAAALHALEVVGVDDLRDRPIGRLSAGQLQRVLIARALASRPELLLLDEPTVGVDLDAQDQFYALLRRLNREMGTTLVLVSHDVSVVAAEVTHLACLNRRLVFHGSPRDAMASGALAALYRADSLVVAHRH
- a CDS encoding metal ABC transporter permease, with translation MVPEILQYDFMRRALLAGLMIGTVGPIIGVFLVLRRLSLIADTLAHVALAGVALGLVTGAPPGAAALAVSVVGAVGVERLRASGRLYGEAALALYLSGGLAVAVVLLGLGRGLTVDLFAYLFGSITAVQPADLWAILVLGILVLGAVAGLYKDLFAVTFDEESARVQGVPVDALNLLLTVLVAVTVVVAMRVVGVLLTSALVVIPAVTALRLARAFRAALLLAVAVALAAVVGGMAAAFYLDLPAGGAIVLAALALFAVTSAWKR
- a CDS encoding dienelactone hydrolase family protein; translation: MVGDLERYIVEEWAEDYRHGRLPRREFLRRIALMAGGAAVALPVLRELGIAASAEEVAAAAAGAPAPAAQASGVTVPPDDPALHAGMVTFPSDSLTVHGYLARPRLGEPVPGVIVIHENRGLLEHFKDVCRRCATLGYAALAVDLASPAGGTARFSDLAEVTALLGRTPPEQLVAMLNAGVAYLQGQPFVRRDRIGAVGFCFGGGMTWRLATRNPAIRAAVPFYGPNPPLEDVPRIRAAILAIYGERDTRINAGIPAIREALQRAGVIHEIVIYPGADHAFFNDTGARYHEPSARDAWQRTVAWFERYLKGN
- a CDS encoding TIGR03617 family F420-dependent LLM class oxidoreductase, with protein sequence MTVRIDIHMMYRTLAEVPDVVRTAERLGVDGVWVSETAHDPFLGAALAAEHSARLLVGTGVAIAFTRSPTVLAHLAYDLAEASRGRFVLGLGTQVRAHIVRRYGLTWDAPAARLRDVVGAVRAVWEAWRTGAPLAYRGRYYTLTLMTPAFSPAPHPYPIPIMTAGVNPRMCQVAGEVADGFLVHPLHTRGYLTDVIRPALARGRARGGRPDPCPVVASVLVGVGESATAVRDAAARVRERIAFYASTPSYRRVLDHHGWGELGVRLRTLAARGAWAEMGTLIPDEILHEVAVVGGPEDVGDRLRERYRGLADRVVLDGPPLPGREDVWSALLDRCRA